The nucleotide sequence TAGGATTACGCTTCTTTGTTCAATTTTAATGATGAATAAAATATTAATTAAAAATTTATTTGGAGAAACGATATGTCAAAAACATATCAATGTCAGATTTGCAATAAAACCAAAAATAAAAATGAGGTTATTCCTGCTGCGGTAATCAGACCGGCACTTTCAAAATTAATTAAACAAGTACATCCTAACTTTAATGATTCAGGCTATATCTGTTTAGATGATCTCAATATTTTCAGGAATAAATACATCCAGCAATTACTTGAAGATGAAAAAGGTGAATTAACAGAGCTTGAAGAGACAGTCATTCAAAGTTTAAAAGACCACGAAGTATTATCTCGCAACGTAGAAGTTGAATATGAAGAAAAATTGAAATTTGGAGAACGTCTTGCGGATAAAGTAGCTGCTTATGGAGGAAGCTGGAAATTTATTATTTCATTTGCAATAATTTTAGCGATCTGGATAATTATAAATTCCGCTGTTTTATTATTTAAATCTTTCGATCCTTATCCATTTATTTTGTTGAATCTTGTTTTATCCTGTCTTGCAGCGATTCAGGCACCGATAATTATGATGAGCCAGAATCGTCAGGAAGCTAAAGATAGAATAAGATCACAGCACGATTATCAGATAAATCTGAAAGCTGAGGTTGAGATAAGAAATTTACACCAGAAAATAGATCATTTATTAACTCATCAGTGGGAGAGATTAGTTCAGATTCAACAAGTGCAGCTTGAAATGATGGAAGAATTGAAATCGCGGAAATAGTTAAATCGAACAGCTTATTCAAAAAAGATTAAAAAATAATTATCAATCAATTGCTTCTTTAAAAACTATTTACGAATTTCCGAGTGAAATTAAAATCTACTTAAAAACTTATCCGGCAACTGCCGGATATTTTTTCCACAGAATGGCAAAAACTAGAAAAACAAATAATAACGGAAACGGATTTAATAATTCAAAATCCGGCGATGTAAAACCACCATCAGCTCCTGAGATTGAAGCATCAGTACTTGGCGCGATGATGATTGAAAAAGAAGCAGTCCCAAAAGCGCTAGAAATGCTTTCACCAGAAAGTTTTTATGCTAAAGCTCATCGTATAATTTTTGAGGCGATGATTTCCCTTTTTGATTCCGATGAGCCAATCGATACTGTTACTCTTTACGAAGAACTGAAGAAACGAGGTAATCTCGAAGAAGCAGGTGGAGCAGTTTATCTCAGCAAACTATCGCAGAATATTCCTTCCGCAGCAAATATTGAATATCACGCAAAGATCATTCTTGAAAAACAAATTTTAAGAGGATTGATAACAAGTGCTCACGAAATTGCAAAAAATGCTTATGAAGGTTCTGCTGATGCTTTTGATATTCTTGATGATGCTGAACGAAGAATATTTGATATAACTGAAAGTCATCTCACAAAATCTTACCAGGGAATGGATAGAGCTGTAAGAGAAGCTATGGAATATATCGAAACCATTCACTCATCTACTCAGCAAAGATTTTCTGTGCCGACGGGTTTTTACGAACTTGATGAAATACTTGGCGGATTGCAAAAATCAGATCTAATAATTCTTGCTGCACGACCTTCGATTGGGAAAACAGCTTTGGCTTTGTCGATTGCAAGGAATGCTGCGATTGATCATAAAGTTCCGGTTGGGATTTTTAGTCTTGAAATGGCAACAATGCAATTAATTATCAGGATGATTTGTGCTGAAGCAAGAATAAATGCTCATCTTGTAAGAACAGGAAAACTTCCGCACTCAGAAGGTCCAAAGCTGAGCAAAACTGTACACAAGTTAACAGATGCACCTATTTATGTTGACGATACTCCTTCTTCAACTGTTCTTGAAATCAGAGCAAAAGCGAGAAGACTTAAATCTGAAAAAGGAATTGGACTGATCATTATTGATTATTTGCAGTTGATGACCGGACCGGCAAATGCTGAAACACGCGAAAGAGAAATTTCACATATTTCGCGCTCACTAAAAGCTTTGGCAAAAGAATTGAACATTCCGGTAATGGCACTCGCTCAGTTGAATAGAGCGGTTGAATCAAGATCTGATAAAAGACCACAACTTTCTGATTTGAGAGAATCTGGTTCAATTGAACAGGATGCTGATGTTGTTATGTTTCTGAATCGTCCGGAATATTATGGAATAGAAAAAGATGAAAACGGTGAATCTCTTGAAGGAGTTGCTGAAGTGATAGTCGGAAAGCAAAGAAATGGTCCGACCGGAATGGTTAAACTTGCTTTTGTTAAAGAGTATGCACGATTTGAGAATCTTGCTCACGCCCGTCAACTTGAAGAATTTGCCTCAATGCCCGCTGATGAAGATATCATCTGATTAATTAACAATTTACAATTAAGAATTAAAAATTGGTTCGAACTATATTTACATTTCTTCTCGTCATTTTTTCAATATCGTTTTCTTATTCACAACTTTTTTCTGAAGTTGATGTTGAAAAATGTGATTCAATATTTCAAATATCAGTTGATAAAAATCTTTCACAGAAACCTATTAATGAAGTTCTGGTTGAAATCGGGAAAAGTTTTATCGGAACAGAATATCTTGCTCACGGATTAGAAACAGATGGCGATGAGCAATTAGTTATTAATCTTTTGGGGCTCGACTGCACAACATTTGTTGAAAATGTATTAGCACTTTCCAGATGTGTTAAAGAAAAGCAAACATCTTTTGAAGATTATTCAGAAGAATTACAATTCATTCGCTACAGAGATGGAATAATTAATGGCTATCCTTCAAGATTGCATTATTTTTCTGATTGGATTTACAATAATGTTTCAAAAGGTATCGTTGAGGATATTACTGAACAGATTGTTGGAAAAGCAATTCAGTTTAAATTAAATTTTATGTCAACTCATCCTGAAAGCTATAAACAGTTGAATGAAAATCCTGATTTAATTCCTCAAATAAAAATTCAGGAAGAAGAAATTAGTTCAAGAATTTATTACTACATTCCAAAAGATGAAGTTGAATTAAAAGAAAAGTTTATTAATGAAGGCGATATTATTGCAATTACTACAACAGTTGAAGGTTTGGACATCGGTCATTTAGGTATTGCGGTGAAAATGGACGACGAAAGAATTCATTTGCTGCATGCACCAACTGTTAATACTAAAGTACACATCACAAAAGAACCGCTTTCCGATTATCTTATGAAATATAAAAGACATTCGGGTGTGATTGTATTGAAACCTCTGGAACCTTAGACCTTATCTTTTTTCAATTTGAAAAATTTCCCAAGTTTTGGATAAGGAATTGTCAAACTTCTTTCAACTTCTCTGCTTTCAATTATAGCTTGCTTGCGTGCTTTCAAAATATCATTTCTGGAAAGTATTCCAACAAGTTTCAATTCTGTAAAATTATTAACAAGCGGGATTGAATATACACCCGATTCAGCCATCAACTCAGCCGCTTCTCTGATACTGTTATCCCCAAGAAGAACAGTAAGCGGTTTAGTAATCAGGTTCTTTATTAATGTGTTTTCTTCTTCGTCTGGATTCATAATTTCTTCTCTTGTAACCACCCCTTTCACCATATTATTTGTACTTACTACTGGAAAAGTATGATGTTTTATTTTATCACTATTAGCTGACATCCAGTTCCTGATTTTGTAAAGAGGTTCATTTTCTTCGACCGTAATTACATTGCCGGTTGCAAACTTGTTAACCGATAACTGATCAAGATAATCAGCAATATATTCTGAAGGAACCTTCACACCTCTTTTTGCAATTTTTTCTGTCATTATTGTTTGTTTCATGAACAGAATCGAAATCAAATATGACGCACTACAACTTGCAAGTAAAGGTAAAATGGCAGATGGCTGAAGAGTTGTTTCAAATACAAATACAATTGAAGTAAAAATTGCTCTTGAAGAACCTGCAAAAATTGCTGCCATTCCGGCAAGTGCAGCCATCTTTGGATCTATGTCAAGATTTGGAAATAATAATAAAGCCAATGTTGAAATTGATGCGCCTAATCCTCCGCCAATTGTAAACAGCGGTGCAAGTGTTCCGCCGGAAGTACCGCTGCCAAGAGCAATTGTCCAGGAAATAAATTTAGCAATAAATAATATCACAAGAATTTGCCCGGTTACTTTTTGATCAAGAATATTTTCAATATTGTCATATCCAACACCGAGTGTAGCCGGAACGAAAAATCCGATAACGCCAACAGCAATTCCTCCAATTGCAGGCCACCACATCCAGTGAATAGGAATTTTCTCGAACCAGTGTTCAACTTTATAAACAGATTTTGTAATCAATATTGCTGCGATACCAAGTATAATTCCCAATCCGAAGTAAGAAATAATTGAAGCACCTGTTGGTGCTTGCAGATTTTCAATAAAAAACATTGGCTTGAATTCAGTAAAAAGTAAGTGTGTGCCGATTGCTGAAAGAGCAGAGAGAGTTACAGGAAGAAATGAAGCAGGCTTGAATTCAAATAATAATAATTCCATTGCTAAGAGTATTGCGGATAACGGACTTCCGAAAGTCGCGGTCATCCCTGCTGCAGCGCCACAAGCAAGAAGTATTTTTCTTTCCTGCGATGTCATAGAAAAAAATTGTGCAATCATCGATCCCATTGCACCACCGGTTGCAATGATTGGTCCTTCGGCTCCAAACGGTCCACCAGTTCCAATTGCGACTGCTGCTGATAATGGTTTGAGCAATGTTAGTTTGGGAGGAATTTTGCTTTTGTTTGTCAATACCTGTTCCATTGCTTCAGGAATTCCATGACCCCTGATTGCAGTCGAACCATACTTTGCCATAATTCCAACTATTAATCCCCCGATAACAGGAACTATAATAACGAACAGCCCAAGTTGGTTATATTTTGGTGAAGCAAAGTCAAAAGAAAATGTTCCATAAAAAGCAAGATTGGTAATTAAGCCGATTAGTGCTGTAAGGATTTGTGCGATCAAAGCTCCAATTATTCCAAGTATTATAGCAACAACAGATATCATCATTGATCTGTTGGTAAAATAGGATAATGGACTATGCACTTTTGATGAAGCCAGTGAGGGCTGCATTGAAGGTGCAACGAAAATAAATTTTTTATCTTCTGAGGGCAATTTGTAACCGAAGTATGTTTTGAATTCCTTAAAGGTATTGCTTTTTGAGCAATTAATCTATGTTAAAATTATTTTGTGATTATTTCATTAATATTTTCCTCAATTGATCGAGGTTTTAAATTTAATGAAATCAACTTATCAATATTCAAAGAAACATCTTCAACTTTAGGAAAGTTCGGAATTTCATCCATCATAATTTTTTGCAGAAGGTTTTTATCGAGTCCGGCTAAGTCGCAAAGCATTTGTCCTATTTCAAATCTTGAAACTCTTTCAGTCCCACCTAAATTTATAGTTTCATTTATTAAATCCATTTTTACCAATTGTGCTATTATTAACGAAGCATCTGTGAGCGATATTGGAGTTCGAAGCTGATCTGTAAAAAGTTTAACGGGTTTCCTGTTTTTTAAGTCCACGTACATATTTTGAAAATGGCATTTAGAATGATTCAGTCCAAAACCATACAACAATGCAGTTCTTAAAATCAAATAGTTGTCCGTTGATTCTTTTACCTTCATTTCACCAACAAGCTTTGTCTCAGCGTATAAACTTGCGGGAATTAATTTTGCATCTTCCTTAAGAAAAGAACCTCTGTAGCCGGCGTAAACAAGATCGGTGGATATGTAAATCATTTTTGATTCATACTTCTCACACAGAATGGCGATGTTTTTTGTTGCGTTAACATTTGTGTCAAAATATTCTTTGGAAGTTTGATTTTCTTTCTGGACAGGGTTAGTGATTGCAGCAGAGTGTATAACAATATCCGGTTTAACATTTTCAAATAATTCTTTTAGTTCATCTTCATTTAATATATCAACAACCGAGAATGGAAAGTCCTTACAATTTCCCGGATTATTTTTAAATGTTGTGTGCAATTTACATTGGTTTGAAATAGTGAGATTAAGGAATTGACCGAGCAAACCACTTCCCCCGGTAATTAAAACTTTTTTCATTTGTTATACCGAATTTGTGACTTATTAAAAGACCAGACGATTAATAAATTTGTTAATAATTTTGAGAGCTATCATTCTTTGGATTTCCTAAAGCCCTTTGGTAAATTTATAAATTATTTAATGGAATTATATGTATAGAAAAATATTATTTGCCAGTCTTTTCCTTACAACTTCTTTCAGCTATGGTCAATCCGGACAGTTTTTTGATGCTCCTTTTGGTGGTGGAATTGGATATGTTCCTGCTTGGTACATCCCTAATATTAATCCGGTAAACGATCAGTTAAAACAAATTGGAATGGCGGAACTTTCAACTAGCGGATTTTATTCATCAGGAATTGCCGGATATCTTTACATTGGTTTTGTTAAAAATCTGAGAGTGGGAGGAATGGGTTATGGTGGTTCTAAATCAACATCAGAAACTGTCAATAATATAAACAGAGAAGTGGTTTATAGTTTGGGAGGTGGAGGAGTAACAGTTGAATACACACTCCCTTTCATAAAAGATATTGGGATTTCAGTTGGAACTGTAATTGGTGCAGGAAATTTAGAGATAGATGTGTACAGGAGTTCAGGTGAATTTTCATGGGCAGGGACCTGGGAAGAACTTTCTGATCCAAATTTTAATTCAAATAGTTACAATCAAAAATTAATGAACAGTTATTGGATGTTCACTCCAACAATAAATCTGGATTATCCTGTTTACAGATTTGTATCATTAAGACTTGGTGCAGGTTATCAAATAACATTCGCAGATGATTGGACGGCGAATAATGATCAAAGTGTTTCAGGAATTCCATCTGATTTAAACAGCAATTCATTTTTTATCCAGTCAGGAATATTTATAGGATTCTTTTCTTTTTAATATGAAGAATATCTTAGTTACCGGTGGTGCAGGATTTATAGGCAGCAATTTCATTAATCACATCTTAAAAAATCGCAGCGATATTTTTATAGTCAATCTCGATAAGCTTACCTATGCCGGTAATCTTAATAATTTAAAAGATGTTGAAAATCATCAGAACTATTTTTTTGTTAAAGGTGATATAGTAAATGATGAACTGGTTAACTACCTTTTTCAGAAATATGAGATCACTCATGTAATAAACTTTGCTGCAGAATCGCATGTGGATAGAAGTATCCTTGGCTCAGAAGTTTTTTTCAGAACAAATGTACTTGGTACAAATGTTCTGCTTGAAAATGCAAAAAGATTTGGCGTAGAAAAGTTTGTCCAAATTTCAACTGATGAAGTATATGGCAGTCTTGGTCCTGTAGGAGAATTTGAAGAAACAACCCCGCTGCAACCGAACAGTCCGTATGCCGCAAGTAAAGCTGCAGCAGATATGATGGCGCTCGCATTTTATCACACTTATCATGTGCCGGTAGTAATAACCAGATGCTCAAATAATTACGGATTGTATCAGTTCCCTGAAAAGCTGATTCCGTTGATGATCATTAATGCTATGAATAATAAAAAACTTCCGGTATATGGAGATGGATTAAATGTGCGGGATTGGATTTACGTAATCGATCATAACAAAGCTGTTGAGATGGTATTGGAGAAAGGAAAAGTTGGTGAAGTTTATAATATTGGTGCGAGTACTGAAAAACCAAACATTGAAATTGTGAAGTTGATTTTAAAACAACTTGGGAAATCAGATAAGTTGATTGAATACGTGAAGGACAGACCCGGACACGATAGAAGATATGCCATCAATTCATCAAAAATAAAAAATGAACTTGCCTGGCAGCCACAATATTCGTTTGAATCTGCCATTAAGAACACTATTAATTGGTATTTAGAAAACGAAAATTGGTGGAAAGAAATAATTTCCGGTGATTATCAAAACTATTACAAATTACAATATTCTTCCAGATCAAATTGAGGACAATGAGGTTTATTAAAATGAAAATAACAATTTTATTCTTTGTCTTAACATTATTTATTTCGACAACTTATCCTCAATTTACTCAGGATACACGAACGAGCAGTGATTTACTTGGTGCAGGTAAGATAAGTGTAACAATCGGCGGAACTTTCCCGATAAATGGAACTTTCCCGGCTCTGATTACTGACAGGGTTGATGAATTCATAACAAGAATGTATGCGGAGGCAGTTGACTTAACCCTAAGAATTAATTCCGATCCTGAGATTTACAGAAAATTAATGCAGGAACTTTCGAACTATGCATTACGGGGAATAAAACTTAAACGTGCATCAGGTGAAGAAATAAATGTTGATCTTCAGAAATTCAGATTGAATGGGGATTTTTTAAACAATCCTTATTTAAAGAATGACGATGTAATTGTTTTTCCTGCAAATGATATTTCCAGGAATTTCTTTTCTGTTTCAGGAGTTGTTAATAATCCAGGTACATTTCTGTTTGTTGAAGGTGATAAATTAGGTGACGCACTTGAACTTGTTGATGGGATGAATCCGGCGTACGAAAATGTTGATAGTTTAGAATTATCCAGGCTTTCATACGATGGTCAGACACAGACAATAACAAGAATGAAAATTGATAAAGAATTTCCGATCCAGCGTGGTGACCGATTCAGGTTCATCGCTCCAGAAACTCAGCGAAAAAATTATGCCGTTACGGTAATTGGTGAAGTAAGTATGCCGGGAGTTGTTCCCATAACAAAAAACAACACAACACTTTTTGAAGTATTAAAATCATGTGGCTGGTTCACACCGGAAGCTTCATTAAAAAGAGCCAGAGTGTATTCATCAAATAGTCTTTCGAAACTGTTGGAAAACCAGTACAATATAAAATTAGATGACCAGCCTGACCTTGAAGATCCAAAATACCGCAATATGATTTTAAATTTGGAATTAGCATTAATGTATCGAATGTCAAACGTAGTTACAGATGATACTAACTACTTTAATCTTGAAAACCAATTACGAGTATTAATTGACGGAAGTTCCTTGGATTTTCGTAAGATCAAAGACCCTGAATCAGATATTGCAAAATATATTCTTCAGTCCGGAGACGTAATTATCATACCACCTCTTCAAAATTCAGTTTATGTATTTGGTCAAGTGCTTAGACCAGGACATGTAACTTTTATTGAAGGTAAAGGCTACGACTATTATGTGAATGAAGCCAGTGGACTTGGTGAGCTTGCGGAGGACGATGAAATTATGGTAATCAAAGGAGGATCAAGGGCTTGGATTTCACCTATAAGAGAGGAAGTAACAATTGAAGAAGGCGATTACATTTATGTACCGAAGGAAGATCTGAGAACTCTGAGATCATATATACTTGAATACTCAGTTTATTTGAGCTTACTAGCTAGTATAGCGGCAATACTACTTTCGATTGTAACAATTAGTAATAATTAGTCTGACTTGACTTTGATCGATTAAAGAATATATTTGGAAGCCTTATTTGAATGTTCTTTACTAAAGATGTCCCTATGTTAATCAATCGATCCGGTTAAAATAATTCTCATACCTATTTGACTTTATTAACTAAAGAGATTAAATTTACAGCCCTTCATTTTTGAAGGTTTTTATTTTGTTCTTTGAAAGAGTGAGTGCGTTTAATCTGTTAATTAAACGGTTTCAACAAAGCGTACAAATACACGCCAGATTACACAAGTATTAAACTCTACTACGGAGAGTTTGATCCTGGCTCAGGACGAACGCTGGCGGCGTGCTTAACACATGCAAGTCTACGAGAATAAGGTAGCAATATCTTTAGTAAAGTGGCGCACGGGTGAGTAACACGTAAGTAACCTACCTTTAGATTTGGAATAACCCCGAGAAATCGGGGCTAATACCGAATGATGCAGCGGCACCTCATGGTGATGTTGTTAAAGTCTATATGACGTCTAAAGATGGGCTTGCGTCTGATTAGCTAGTTGGTGAGGTAATGGCTCACCAAGGCTACGATCAGTAGCTGGTCTGAGAGGATGATCAGCCACACTGGAACTGAGACACGGTCCAGACTCCTACGGGAGGCAGCAGTGAGGAATATTGGGCAATGCCCGAAAGGGTGACCCAGCAACGCCGCGTGGAGGATGAATGCCGTAAGGTTGTAAACTCCTGTTAGAGGGGAAGAAAAATCTCGATCAAATCGGGAACTGACTGTACCCTCAGAGAAAGCCCCGGCTAACTACGTGCCAGCAGCCGCGGTAATACGTAGGGGGCAAGCGTTGTCCGGATTCACTGGGTGTAAAGGGCGCGCAGGCGGGTTAGCAAGTCAGAGGTGAAATCCTACAGCTTAACTGTAGAACTGCCTTTGAGACTGCTAATCTTGAGTACGGAAGAGAGAGATGGAATTCCAGGTGTAGTGGTGAAATACGTAGATATCTGGAAGAACACCAGTGGCGAAGGCGGTCTCTTGGTCCTATACTGACGCTAAGGCGCGAAAGCGTGGGGAGCAAACAGGATTAGATACCCTGGTAGTCCACGCTGTAAACGATGAATACTAGGTGTCGGATCGAAAGGTTCGGTACCGAAGCTAACGCATTAAGTATTCCACCTGGGGAGTACGATCGCAAGGTTGAAACTCAAAGGAATTGACGGGGGCCCGCACAAGCAGTGGAGCATGTGGTTTAATTCGATGCAACGCGAAGAACCTTACCTAGGCTTGAAATGCAATAGACCGGGTATGAAAGTACCTTTCCCTTCGGGGCTGTTGTACAGGTGCTGCATGGCTGTCGTCAGCTCGTGCCGTGAGGTGTTGGGTTAAGTCCCGCAACGAGCGCAACCCCTACCATTAGTTGCCATCAGGTAATGCTGAGCACTCTAATGGGACTGCCTACGCAAGTAGTGAGGAAGGTGGGGATGACGTCAAGTCCGCATGGCCCTTACGCTTAGGGCTACACACGTGCTACAATGGATACAACAACGGGCAGCGAAACCGCGAGGTGGAGCCAATCCCTAAAAAGTATCCTCAGTTCGGATTGGAGTCTGCAACTCGACTCCATGAAGTTGGAATTGCTAGTAATCGCGGATCAGCACGCCGCGGTGAATACGTTCCCGGGCCTTGTACACACCGCCCGTCAAGCCATGGAAGCCGGGGGTACCCAAAGCCAGTGTCCTAACCGCAAGGAGGGAACTGTTTAAGGTAAAACCGGTGACTGGGGCTAAGTCGTAACAAGGTAGCCGTACCGGAAGGTGCGGCTGGATCACCTCCTTTCTAAGAGTAATCCGGAACCGAAATTGACACTTACGACTCACT is from Ignavibacteriota bacterium and encodes:
- a CDS encoding DUF1460 domain-containing protein produces the protein MVRTIFTFLLVIFSISFSYSQLFSEVDVEKCDSIFQISVDKNLSQKPINEVLVEIGKSFIGTEYLAHGLETDGDEQLVINLLGLDCTTFVENVLALSRCVKEKQTSFEDYSEELQFIRYRDGIINGYPSRLHYFSDWIYNNVSKGIVEDITEQIVGKAIQFKLNFMSTHPESYKQLNENPDLIPQIKIQEEEISSRIYYYIPKDEVELKEKFINEGDIIAITTTVEGLDIGHLGIAVKMDDERIHLLHAPTVNTKVHITKEPLSDYLMKYKRHSGVIVLKPLEP
- a CDS encoding chloride channel protein → MQPSLASSKVHSPLSYFTNRSMMISVVAIILGIIGALIAQILTALIGLITNLAFYGTFSFDFASPKYNQLGLFVIIVPVIGGLIVGIMAKYGSTAIRGHGIPEAMEQVLTNKSKIPPKLTLLKPLSAAVAIGTGGPFGAEGPIIATGGAMGSMIAQFFSMTSQERKILLACGAAAGMTATFGSPLSAILLAMELLLFEFKPASFLPVTLSALSAIGTHLLFTEFKPMFFIENLQAPTGASIISYFGLGIILGIAAILITKSVYKVEHWFEKIPIHWMWWPAIGGIAVGVIGFFVPATLGVGYDNIENILDQKVTGQILVILFIAKFISWTIALGSGTSGGTLAPLFTIGGGLGASISTLALLLFPNLDIDPKMAALAGMAAIFAGSSRAIFTSIVFVFETTLQPSAILPLLASCSASYLISILFMKQTIMTEKIAKRGVKVPSEYIADYLDQLSVNKFATGNVITVEENEPLYKIRNWMSANSDKIKHHTFPVVSTNNMVKGVVTREEIMNPDEEENTLIKNLITKPLTVLLGDNSIREAAELMAESGVYSIPLVNNFTELKLVGILSRNDILKARKQAIIESREVERSLTIPYPKLGKFFKLKKDKV
- the rfbB gene encoding dTDP-glucose 4,6-dehydratase, whose amino-acid sequence is MKNILVTGGAGFIGSNFINHILKNRSDIFIVNLDKLTYAGNLNNLKDVENHQNYFFVKGDIVNDELVNYLFQKYEITHVINFAAESHVDRSILGSEVFFRTNVLGTNVLLENAKRFGVEKFVQISTDEVYGSLGPVGEFEETTPLQPNSPYAASKAAADMMALAFYHTYHVPVVITRCSNNYGLYQFPEKLIPLMIINAMNNKKLPVYGDGLNVRDWIYVIDHNKAVEMVLEKGKVGEVYNIGASTEKPNIEIVKLILKQLGKSDKLIEYVKDRPGHDRRYAINSSKIKNELAWQPQYSFESAIKNTINWYLENENWWKEIISGDYQNYYKLQYSSRSN
- a CDS encoding SDR family oxidoreductase, which gives rise to MKKVLITGGSGLLGQFLNLTISNQCKLHTTFKNNPGNCKDFPFSVVDILNEDELKELFENVKPDIVIHSAAITNPVQKENQTSKEYFDTNVNATKNIAILCEKYESKMIYISTDLVYAGYRGSFLKEDAKLIPASLYAETKLVGEMKVKESTDNYLILRTALLYGFGLNHSKCHFQNMYVDLKNRKPVKLFTDQLRTPISLTDASLIIAQLVKMDLINETINLGGTERVSRFEIGQMLCDLAGLDKNLLQKIMMDEIPNFPKVEDVSLNIDKLISLNLKPRSIEENINEIITK
- the dnaB gene encoding replicative DNA helicase encodes the protein MAKTRKTNNNGNGFNNSKSGDVKPPSAPEIEASVLGAMMIEKEAVPKALEMLSPESFYAKAHRIIFEAMISLFDSDEPIDTVTLYEELKKRGNLEEAGGAVYLSKLSQNIPSAANIEYHAKIILEKQILRGLITSAHEIAKNAYEGSADAFDILDDAERRIFDITESHLTKSYQGMDRAVREAMEYIETIHSSTQQRFSVPTGFYELDEILGGLQKSDLIILAARPSIGKTALALSIARNAAIDHKVPVGIFSLEMATMQLIIRMICAEARINAHLVRTGKLPHSEGPKLSKTVHKLTDAPIYVDDTPSSTVLEIRAKARRLKSEKGIGLIIIDYLQLMTGPANAETREREISHISRSLKALAKELNIPVMALAQLNRAVESRSDKRPQLSDLRESGSIEQDADVVMFLNRPEYYGIEKDENGESLEGVAEVIVGKQRNGPTGMVKLAFVKEYARFENLAHARQLEEFASMPADEDII
- a CDS encoding DUF1003 domain-containing protein, whose product is MSKTYQCQICNKTKNKNEVIPAAVIRPALSKLIKQVHPNFNDSGYICLDDLNIFRNKYIQQLLEDEKGELTELEETVIQSLKDHEVLSRNVEVEYEEKLKFGERLADKVAAYGGSWKFIISFAIILAIWIIINSAVLLFKSFDPYPFILLNLVLSCLAAIQAPIIMMSQNRQEAKDRIRSQHDYQINLKAEVEIRNLHQKIDHLLTHQWERLVQIQQVQLEMMEELKSRK